Proteins encoded in a region of the Clostridium beijerinckii genome:
- a CDS encoding M56 family metallopeptidase has protein sequence MAQKIMNRDMLLYAWILGVLILVIKETYVYISFYEKLKSVSDIIEDESIINVFENCKKKLNIYRRIILKECGGIKSPMITGILTPTITIPKMDHNLDKLEIILDHELIHFKRKDLWVKVVALLANVINWFNPIVYIIRNRINIICELSLDEQLIKNMDKSKRKYYGEIILELIEYSQNKSLSLGASVCKSRKEIETRLKNIVFFKKSKKIIVCISLIVTMIFTSTSLLASKTVFASNSDTAKSAKGAEFAVFVTDDGLYMSELKENNPVLLDKNEKIKLPKISKDGSYVAYTKEDDLYICNIDTREVIEVAKNVESYDWNNSGNLICSVKNAGMSMYNTNTKKLVDIISNEYDYFNINCDSKNKVYANKQLESTTDKGKTIKSIGVISYDLDTKEENVILEGKEGNNKEIGEQYTASELFESIGSRPNVERISSDDRYMYIWNKPNSGSMSADMTEFAVYDLLSNKFIENNNMIALAYKDNISQNPVDSSIVAVNNGEYRDMYSNKALGIFDIKANKFTSLIPENQVSMTPDYSSDGKNIVYSGANALKDDISQSSKNWESEPHYIYQVNTETKEITQITNNKSFDFMPKYISENQILFVRKDGDSFSLWKTKDGVETKLADSLNFRSTSYTNTWYYGHYKTENVIDVYKK, from the coding sequence ATGGCTCAAAAAATAATGAATAGAGATATGTTACTTTATGCATGGATATTAGGTGTACTCATACTAGTAATTAAGGAAACTTACGTATATATTTCTTTTTATGAAAAACTTAAAAGTGTAAGTGATATCATTGAGGATGAGTCTATAATTAATGTTTTTGAAAACTGTAAGAAAAAATTAAATATATATAGGAGGATAATTTTAAAAGAATGTGGCGGCATTAAAAGTCCAATGATTACAGGAATATTAACACCTACTATCACAATTCCTAAGATGGACCATAATCTGGATAAGCTTGAAATAATACTGGATCATGAATTAATTCATTTTAAACGTAAAGATTTATGGGTGAAGGTAGTTGCACTTTTAGCAAATGTAATCAATTGGTTTAATCCCATTGTTTATATTATTAGAAATAGGATAAATATAATTTGTGAGCTGTCTTTAGATGAACAACTTATAAAGAATATGGATAAATCAAAAAGAAAATATTATGGAGAAATTATATTAGAGTTAATAGAATATTCTCAGAATAAATCCCTAAGCTTAGGGGCATCAGTTTGTAAAAGTAGAAAGGAGATTGAGACACGATTGAAAAATATAGTGTTTTTTAAAAAGTCAAAAAAAATAATTGTTTGTATTTCACTTATAGTAACTATGATTTTTACATCTACAAGTTTGCTCGCTTCAAAGACTGTATTTGCTAGTAATAGTGATACAGCAAAAAGTGCTAAAGGGGCAGAATTTGCAGTATTTGTAACAGATGATGGGTTATATATGTCTGAATTAAAAGAAAATAACCCAGTTCTTCTTGATAAAAATGAAAAAATTAAATTGCCGAAAATATCTAAAGATGGGTCATATGTTGCTTATACTAAAGAAGATGATTTATATATTTGCAATATAGACACTCGTGAGGTAATTGAAGTAGCTAAAAATGTAGAGTCATATGACTGGAATAATTCTGGAAACCTAATTTGCTCTGTTAAAAATGCAGGTATGTCTATGTATAATACCAATACTAAAAAGTTAGTGGATATTATAAGCAATGAGTATGATTATTTTAATATAAATTGCGATAGTAAAAATAAGGTATATGCTAATAAACAGCTAGAAAGTACTACAGACAAAGGGAAAACTATTAAATCAATAGGTGTAATTAGCTATGACTTAGATACTAAAGAAGAGAATGTTATTTTGGAAGGTAAAGAAGGAAATAATAAAGAGATTGGAGAGCAGTATACAGCATCTGAGTTATTTGAATCCATTGGATCAAGACCTAATGTTGAAAGAATATCAAGTGATGATAGATATATGTATATATGGAACAAACCTAATTCAGGCTCAATGTCAGCTGATATGACAGAATTTGCAGTATATGATCTTTTAAGCAATAAATTTATAGAAAATAATAATATGATTGCATTAGCATATAAAGATAATATTTCTCAAAATCCAGTGGATAGCAGCATAGTTGCTGTTAATAATGGCGAATATAGAGACATGTATAGTAATAAGGCATTAGGAATTTTCGATATCAAAGCTAACAAATTTACAAGTCTAATTCCAGAAAATCAAGTGTCAATGACACCGGATTATTCCAGTGACGGAAAGAATATAGTATATTCTGGAGCTAATGCCTTAAAAGATGACATATCACAAAGTTCGAAAAACTGGGAAAGTGAACCGCACTATATTTATCAAGTGAACACTGAAACAAAAGAAATAACTCAAATTACAAATAACAAATCATTTGATTTCATGCCAAAATATATATCAGAAAATCAAATATTATTTGTAAGAAAAGATGGCGATTCATTTAGTTTATGGAAGACAAAAGATGGAGTGGAAACTAAGCTTGCTGATTCTTTGAATTTTAGATCAACTTCTTATACAAATACTTGGTACTATGGTCATTATAAAACTGAAAATGTTATAGACGTATATAAAAAGTAA
- a CDS encoding tetratricopeptide repeat protein, translated as MENKNYLYNNYINMARNLRSENNLLKALSFYQKAYALNIGKEDIELLMDMALIYDEIGLSGDAEKKYREVIELDEDDARAYYGLAIIYDENDELEKAKKYYEKAIEKNPNYDKAYFFLANIYDESGEKDKAISNYKKVIEINPNYMWAYANLACILEENNENIDALNYINKALEIEDRHYKILFNKAVILNKLNKIEESKEYYYKSIEANPNYPYSFLNLSVAYREEGNFEKAIEVISEGIEENDDEGFLYYNRACYYVNINENLKALRDVEKSIELNEFFLEYMKKDKELDPIRILEEYKNLCIDIQI; from the coding sequence ATGGAAAACAAGAATTATTTATACAATAATTATATAAATATGGCGAGAAATTTAAGGTCGGAAAATAACTTATTAAAAGCCCTTTCTTTTTATCAAAAGGCATATGCCTTAAATATAGGAAAAGAAGATATAGAATTACTAATGGATATGGCATTAATTTATGATGAAATTGGGTTATCTGGTGATGCAGAGAAAAAGTATAGAGAAGTAATTGAATTAGATGAGGATGATGCTAGAGCATATTATGGCTTGGCAATAATATATGATGAAAATGATGAATTAGAAAAGGCTAAAAAATATTACGAGAAGGCTATAGAAAAAAATCCTAATTATGATAAAGCATATTTCTTTTTAGCAAATATATATGATGAATCAGGTGAAAAGGATAAGGCCATAAGTAACTATAAAAAGGTTATTGAGATAAATCCTAATTATATGTGGGCATATGCAAATTTAGCTTGTATTTTAGAAGAAAACAATGAAAATATTGATGCACTGAATTATATAAATAAGGCTTTAGAAATTGAGGATAGGCATTACAAGATATTATTTAATAAAGCAGTAATTTTAAATAAGTTAAATAAGATAGAAGAGAGCAAAGAATATTATTACAAGTCTATTGAAGCAAATCCAAATTATCCGTATAGTTTTTTAAATTTATCCGTAGCATATAGAGAAGAAGGTAATTTTGAAAAAGCTATTGAAGTAATAAGCGAGGGAATAGAAGAAAATGATGATGAAGGTTTTTTATATTATAATAGAGCTTGTTATTATGTAAATATAAATGAAAATCTAAAAGCATTAAGAGATGTAGAAAAAAGTATAGAATTAAATGAATTCTTTTTGGAATATATGAAGAAAGACAAAGAATTAGATCCAATAAGAATACTTGAAGAATACAAGAATCTTTGTATAGATATCCAAATTTAA
- the fabK gene encoding enoyl-[acyl-carrier-protein] reductase FabK, with product MEKNRVCDLLKIEYPIFQGAMARIADASLASAVSEAGGLGIITGAAPTEWVREQIKKTKELTNKPFGVNIMLMAENAEEIAELVCEEGVSVVTTGAGSPGKYMEKWKAHGIKVIPVVASVALAKRMEKSGADAIIAEGTESGGHVGQLTTMTLVPQVVDAVSVPVIAAGGIGDGRGVAASFMLGAEGIQVGTRFLVAKECTIHQNYKDKVLKANDIDTEVTGRPTGHPVRVLRNKLARTYLKLEKEGASAEELEKLGVGALKKAVVDGDVDNGSLMSGQIAGLICKEQSCKEMIEELFTEANEIFKRFGGNHE from the coding sequence GTGGAAAAAAATAGAGTATGTGACCTGTTAAAAATAGAATATCCTATATTTCAAGGTGCTATGGCAAGAATTGCAGATGCATCTTTAGCTTCAGCGGTAAGTGAGGCTGGTGGACTTGGAATAATAACTGGGGCAGCGCCAACTGAATGGGTAAGGGAACAGATAAAGAAAACAAAGGAATTAACTAATAAGCCATTCGGTGTAAATATAATGTTAATGGCAGAAAATGCTGAGGAAATAGCAGAATTGGTATGTGAAGAAGGCGTGTCTGTTGTTACAACTGGTGCAGGAAGCCCAGGAAAGTATATGGAAAAGTGGAAAGCTCATGGAATAAAGGTTATACCAGTAGTAGCTTCTGTAGCATTAGCTAAGAGAATGGAAAAGTCAGGAGCTGATGCAATTATTGCAGAAGGTACTGAATCAGGTGGGCATGTAGGTCAGTTAACAACTATGACATTAGTACCACAAGTTGTTGATGCTGTAAGCGTACCAGTTATAGCAGCTGGAGGAATAGGTGATGGTAGAGGAGTAGCTGCATCATTTATGCTAGGCGCTGAAGGAATTCAAGTTGGAACAAGATTCTTAGTGGCAAAAGAATGTACAATACATCAAAATTATAAAGATAAAGTATTAAAAGCCAATGATATAGATACAGAAGTGACAGGAAGACCAACAGGTCACCCAGTTAGAGTTCTAAGAAATAAGCTTGCAAGAACTTATCTTAAGTTAGAGAAAGAAGGAGCATCTGCTGAAGAGTTAGAAAAGCTTGGAGTTGGTGCGCTTAAAAAGGCTGTTGTAGACGGTGATGTGGATAATGGATCACTTATGTCAGGTCAAATAGCAGGACTTATTTGCAAGGAACAATCATGTAAGGAAATGATTGAGGAATTATTTACAGAAGCAAATGAAATATTTAAGCGTTTTGGAGGGAATCATGAATAG
- a CDS encoding HepT-like ribonuclease domain-containing protein — protein MSPYFRYKKEKFLEKYKAAYDNLENLKEAINEYKKSNNKIIKRAVIAYFQDFAEYIIDMCESYIIINDGKISSSASALKLIEEASEIGFFDETLKKYLSVVVKLRNRYTHDYYIRETSENEIEKFCLEKLAYFELFLEESKDNVILKYRDKK, from the coding sequence ATGAGTCCTTACTTTAGATATAAAAAAGAAAAATTTTTAGAAAAATATAAAGCTGCCTATGATAATTTAGAAAATTTAAAGGAAGCTATAAATGAATATAAGAAATCCAATAACAAAATAATAAAAAGGGCTGTTATAGCTTATTTTCAAGATTTTGCGGAATATATAATTGACATGTGTGAGAGCTATATAATCATAAATGATGGGAAAATAAGTAGTTCAGCTTCGGCATTAAAGCTTATTGAAGAAGCTTCTGAAATTGGATTTTTTGATGAGACATTAAAAAAATATTTATCAGTAGTAGTTAAGTTGAGAAATAGATATACTCATGATTATTATATTAGAGAAACAAGTGAAAATGAAATAGAAAAGTTTTGTTTGGAAAAATTAGCATATTTTGAATTGTTTTTAGAGGAAAGCAAGGACAATGTTATATTAAAATATAGAGATAAAAAATAA
- the fabG gene encoding 3-oxoacyl-[acyl-carrier-protein] reductase, whose amino-acid sequence MLKGKCAIVTGASRGIGKAIALKLASLGANIVLNYRSNEKEALEVENEIKGMGVETLCVKGDISKSEEVDNLINSAKEKFGTIDIMVNNAGITKDALIIRMKEEDFDNVIDVNLKGVFNCLKAITPIMMKQKHGKIINLSSVVGITGNAGQVNYSASKAGVIGMTKSLAREVGSRGITVNAVAPGYIETDMTEALADKYKEEMKKTIPLKRLGKASDVANVVAFLASESADYVTGQVIQVDGGMLM is encoded by the coding sequence ATGCTAAAAGGAAAATGTGCGATTGTTACAGGCGCATCAAGAGGAATTGGAAAGGCAATAGCTTTAAAGCTTGCATCTCTTGGAGCTAATATAGTTTTAAATTATAGAAGTAATGAAAAAGAAGCATTAGAAGTTGAAAATGAAATAAAAGGCATGGGTGTAGAAACTTTATGCGTAAAAGGTGATATATCTAAGTCAGAAGAAGTTGATAATCTTATCAATTCTGCCAAAGAAAAATTTGGTACTATAGATATAATGGTAAATAATGCAGGAATCACAAAAGATGCATTAATAATCAGAATGAAAGAAGAAGATTTTGATAATGTTATTGATGTTAATCTAAAAGGTGTATTTAACTGCTTAAAAGCTATCACTCCAATTATGATGAAACAAAAACATGGAAAGATAATAAATCTTTCATCAGTAGTTGGAATTACTGGAAATGCAGGTCAAGTAAATTATTCTGCGTCTAAAGCAGGAGTAATTGGAATGACAAAATCATTAGCTAGAGAAGTTGGTTCAAGAGGAATCACTGTAAATGCAGTAGCACCAGGATATATCGAAACAGATATGACAGAAGCTCTAGCAGATAAATACAAAGAAGAGATGAAGAAGACTATACCGCTTAAGAGATTAGGAAAAGCAAGTGATGTAGCAAATGTTGTAGCTTTCCTTGCAAGTGAAAGTGCAGATTATGTTACAGGGCAAGTTATCCAGGTTGACGGTGGAATGTTAATGTAA
- a CDS encoding beta-ketoacyl-ACP synthase III, protein MSNIKIAGIGAYLPSLVVTNDRISEFVETSDEWIVQRTGMRERRISEGENTSDISTKAAKLALERAGIDAKDLELIIVATISPDMFIPSVACLVQSNLDASKAACFDISVACSGFVYGLETAKALMMSMNYKNALVVGAEVLSKVTDWTDRSTCILFGDGAGAAVLKRDEAPGIIKSYLRADGKKGEALTIGATDFDTPFSKEKKLAKRTIDMNGREILRFAVSAIEEAVTEVMKDTNVSFDDIKYIVPHQANYRIIKLAAEKLKLSEDKFYLNLEKVGNTSAATVPIALNEMYEKGLLNKGDKIILVAFGGGLTYAATLLEW, encoded by the coding sequence ATGAGTAATATTAAAATTGCTGGAATTGGAGCATATCTTCCATCTCTAGTAGTTACTAATGATAGAATAAGTGAATTCGTTGAAACAAGTGATGAATGGATAGTGCAAAGAACAGGTATGAGAGAAAGAAGAATCTCAGAAGGAGAAAATACATCTGATATCTCAACAAAAGCAGCTAAACTTGCGCTTGAAAGAGCTGGTATTGATGCAAAAGATTTAGAACTTATTATTGTTGCTACAATTAGTCCAGATATGTTTATACCATCAGTTGCATGTCTAGTTCAAAGTAATTTAGATGCAAGCAAGGCAGCTTGTTTTGATATAAGTGTTGCATGTTCAGGATTTGTATACGGCTTGGAGACAGCTAAAGCTTTAATGATGTCTATGAACTATAAAAATGCATTAGTAGTTGGAGCTGAAGTTCTTTCAAAAGTAACAGATTGGACAGACAGAAGCACTTGTATTTTATTTGGAGATGGTGCTGGTGCTGCTGTACTTAAGAGGGATGAAGCACCAGGAATAATTAAATCATATTTAAGAGCGGATGGGAAAAAGGGGGAAGCACTTACTATAGGTGCTACTGATTTTGATACTCCTTTTTCAAAAGAAAAAAAATTAGCTAAAAGAACTATCGATATGAATGGTAGAGAAATACTTAGATTTGCAGTATCTGCAATAGAAGAAGCCGTTACTGAAGTTATGAAAGATACTAATGTCTCATTTGATGATATTAAATATATAGTACCTCACCAAGCAAATTATAGAATTATAAAATTAGCAGCAGAAAAATTAAAATTAAGCGAAGATAAGTTTTATTTAAACTTAGAAAAGGTAGGAAATACATCAGCTGCAACAGTGCCTATAGCTTTAAATGAAATGTATGAAAAAGGCTTACTAAATAAAGGTGATAAAATTATTCTTGTCGCATTTGGTGGTGGGTTAACTTATGCAGCAACATTACTTGAGTGGTAA
- a CDS encoding MarR family winged helix-turn-helix transcriptional regulator: MDKSTKLINELLVQLFNDVLQIEEQSLKNGVLSDLSITEIHTIESIGMYSERTMSEVAQKLKITVSTLTTAINKLIKKGYVERNRIETDRRVVLIKLTRKGKLAFRIHQRFHGEMINNAIEGLTLEEEEVLISSLNKINNFFKEKYELV; encoded by the coding sequence ATGGATAAATCAACAAAACTGATTAACGAGCTTTTGGTGCAGTTATTTAATGATGTCTTACAAATTGAGGAGCAAAGTTTAAAGAATGGTGTACTTTCAGATCTTTCAATAACAGAAATTCATACTATAGAATCCATTGGTATGTACAGTGAAAGAACAATGTCAGAGGTAGCGCAGAAATTAAAAATTACAGTAAGTACTTTAACAACTGCTATCAATAAATTAATTAAAAAAGGATATGTAGAAAGAAACAGGATAGAAACAGACAGAAGAGTTGTCCTTATTAAATTAACTAGAAAAGGAAAGTTAGCATTCAGAATCCATCAGAGATTTCATGGAGAAATGATAAATAATGCAATAGAAGGATTAACGTTAGAAGAAGAAGAAGTTTTAATTTCTTCTTTAAATAAAATAAATAACTTTTTTAAGGAAAAATATGAATTAGTATAA
- a CDS encoding BlaI/MecI/CopY family transcriptional regulator: MKLGKISDAEMEIMKIIWKKNDQITTAEILDALPKENSWKVTTIMTLISRLTEKGILSVTKVGKLNNYFPKITEEEYRAIQTDNFLEDMHKGSVKNFMATLFNNKKISNKDIAELKEWLKEV; encoded by the coding sequence ATGAAGCTAGGAAAGATATCGGACGCTGAAATGGAGATAATGAAAATAATATGGAAAAAGAATGATCAAATTACTACAGCTGAGATTTTAGACGCGCTTCCAAAAGAAAATTCATGGAAGGTAACAACGATAATGACGTTGATATCAAGATTAACTGAAAAGGGGATTTTGAGTGTAACTAAAGTAGGAAAGTTAAATAATTATTTTCCTAAGATTACAGAAGAAGAATATAGAGCTATTCAAACGGATAATTTCTTAGAAGATATGCATAAGGGATCAGTTAAAAACTTTATGGCAACATTGTTTAATAATAAGAAAATAAGTAATAAGGATATTGCAGAGTTGAAAGAATGGCTCAAAGAGGTGTAG
- a CDS encoding nucleotidyltransferase domain-containing protein, translated as MIILAESYFFNELKKIESIVCIAEFGSYRTEYWNKDRSDIDLAVVVKPKVSFMDTLDIEDKIIELSKQYYNYDNIHLTFVLFKDFGSKYARFAVDSNNKYIIDEELWYDFQHYVLKYARNNANFEKVLKIDEQYSYFGGITDESLL; from the coding sequence GTGATAATTTTGGCTGAATCATATTTTTTTAATGAATTAAAGAAAATTGAAAGTATCGTTTGTATTGCTGAATTTGGGAGCTATAGAACAGAGTATTGGAACAAAGATAGAAGTGACATAGACTTAGCTGTTGTAGTAAAACCAAAAGTTTCATTTATGGACACCTTAGACATTGAAGATAAAATCATAGAATTATCAAAGCAATATTATAACTACGATAATATACATTTGACATTTGTTTTATTTAAAGATTTTGGAAGTAAGTATGCAAGATTTGCAGTAGATAGTAATAATAAATATATTATTGATGAAGAATTATGGTATGATTTTCAGCATTATGTCTTAAAATATGCGAGGAACAATGCAAACTTTGAAAAAGTATTAAAAATAGATGAGCAATATAGTTATTTTGGAGGAATTACAGATGAGTCCTTACTTTAG
- the fabD gene encoding ACP S-malonyltransferase — translation MNSSKTAFLFPGQGVQTIGMAKELCENIPECKEILDRSEEILNMPIKKMMFEGPEEILTATENAQPTILVASLIALKALEINGIEADYAAGLSLGEYAALIYGGALSLEEGLLLIKERGRIMGSALPEGLGKMAAVLKLNDEKIQELLTRAGEFGIVEGANFNCPGQVVISGENKAIDEAVKIAKELGGLGIPLKVSGPFHSSLLEPASEEFFNTIKNVDIKELNKVVYSNVKGLPYEKEDDVKELLKRHIRTSVLFEKTINHMIDSGVDTFIEVGPGKALRGFVKKINKSASLLNVEDMDSLKNTIDKIKSNL, via the coding sequence ATGAATAGTAGTAAAACTGCATTTCTTTTTCCAGGCCAAGGAGTTCAAACTATTGGAATGGCAAAAGAACTTTGCGAGAATATACCAGAATGTAAAGAAATATTAGATCGTAGTGAAGAAATTTTAAATATGCCTATCAAGAAAATGATGTTCGAAGGGCCAGAAGAAATTTTAACAGCAACAGAAAATGCACAACCAACAATCCTTGTTGCATCACTTATAGCGTTAAAAGCATTAGAGATAAATGGTATTGAAGCAGATTATGCAGCAGGCCTTAGCTTAGGAGAATATGCAGCGCTAATATACGGGGGAGCACTTTCTTTAGAAGAGGGATTACTTCTCATAAAAGAAAGAGGAAGAATAATGGGTAGTGCGCTACCAGAAGGCCTTGGAAAAATGGCTGCTGTGTTAAAATTAAATGATGAAAAGATACAAGAGTTATTAACTAGAGCAGGTGAATTTGGAATAGTTGAAGGGGCTAACTTTAACTGCCCAGGTCAAGTAGTTATTTCAGGAGAAAACAAAGCAATAGATGAAGCTGTAAAAATTGCAAAAGAATTAGGAGGCCTTGGAATTCCGCTAAAGGTTAGTGGACCATTTCATAGTTCCCTTCTTGAGCCTGCAAGTGAAGAATTCTTTAATACTATAAAAAATGTTGATATTAAAGAACTTAATAAAGTAGTTTATTCAAATGTTAAAGGGCTTCCTTATGAAAAAGAAGATGATGTTAAAGAATTATTAAAGAGACATATAAGAACATCAGTCCTTTTTGAAAAGACTATAAATCATATGATAGATAGCGGCGTAGATACATTTATAGAAGTAGGTCCTGGAAAAGCACTTAGAGGATTTGTTAAGAAAATAAATAAGAGTGCAAGTCTTTTAAATGTTGAGGATATGGATTCATTGAAAAATACAATTGATAAAATTAAAAGCAATCTTTAA
- a CDS encoding Rpn family recombination-promoting nuclease/putative transposase, whose amino-acid sequence MNKTLKELNLEDDFLFAKVMSDKAICKELLEKILEIEIEKVEIVEEQKTIDLLLESKGIRLDVYVKDENNTIYNVEMQRGKHKNLPKRLRYYQGSIDLDLISKGEDYRKLTKSYIIFVCTFDLFNKGRHKYTFQNLCLEDNSIMLNDEAQKIVLNTKGIMNDLSEELLEFLEYVEESTDGIAKRAKGNLVKSIHKRVLEVKNDISVEVHFLKKCEAQSRSYMTLLERDREKIEEGREEGREEAIKQLILKQYSKGLSVEYIADINEIDIEYVRDIVKNNTSKVNN is encoded by the coding sequence ATGAACAAAACTTTAAAGGAATTAAATCTTGAAGATGACTTCCTTTTTGCAAAGGTTATGAGTGATAAAGCAATTTGTAAAGAATTATTAGAGAAAATTTTAGAAATTGAAATAGAAAAAGTTGAAATAGTTGAAGAACAGAAAACCATAGATTTATTACTTGAAAGTAAGGGAATCCGTTTAGATGTTTATGTTAAAGACGAAAATAATACAATCTACAATGTTGAAATGCAGAGAGGAAAGCATAAGAATTTGCCTAAAAGGCTAAGATATTATCAAGGAAGCATAGATTTAGACTTAATAAGCAAAGGCGAGGATTACAGAAAACTTACCAAAAGCTATATTATATTTGTCTGTACATTTGATTTATTCAATAAAGGTCGCCATAAATATACTTTTCAAAATTTATGTTTAGAAGACAATAGTATAATGTTAAATGATGAAGCTCAGAAAATAGTATTAAATACAAAGGGAATTATGAATGATTTAAGTGAAGAATTATTAGAATTCCTTGAATATGTAGAAGAATCAACAGATGGAATAGCAAAGAGAGCTAAAGGGAATCTTGTTAAAAGTATACATAAAAGAGTGCTGGAAGTTAAAAATGATATTTCGGTGGAGGTGCACTTCTTGAAAAAGTGCGAAGCGCAATCAAGATCTTATATGACTTTATTGGAAAGAGATAGAGAAAAAATTGAAGAAGGAAGAGAAGAAGGAAGAGAAGAAGCAATTAAACAATTGATATTAAAACAATATAGCAAAGGACTTTCTGTAGAGTATATTGCGGATATAAATGAAATAGATATTGAATATGTAAGAGATATAGTGAAAAATAATACATCTAAAGTTAATAATTAA